acatctaaaatgttaacagtCTTGATATATGAGCAAATTTGTAAGAATAATAGATCATGAGTCTCCATTATTCCTTCATTGATGTCATACTAATTATGTACAACACTCAATCGTAGAAGgcattcaaaagtaaatatttcTACACTCACATTACCACAAACATTATAGTTTAACAATACTCTGAATAAAGGGAGGGCTTGCACTTATCTATGGTGGAGAAATGTATGGAGAAGAGATACACATATCAAAACCTGTGATTGTGTGATGTACACATTGTTTCACTGTAAATGAGTAGCCTCCTTTCTCTGATTCTACACATTGGTACAACCatgaatttctattactttctCATGAATAATAACTTGTGACTGGTTTCATCAAAAAACCTTACATCACTGGCAAATGATTCTGATGCTACGATAATACCAGTTAATATCTTCGAAAGACTACCGTCAACATACATTAAGTCATACaatactgctttctttgagaaCTATATCTAGGAAGTTTTCTACTTACACTTAATCGCGTTTTTGGCATTGCTTCAGTTGCATGACGTTGAGTATCCTCACAAGCCCGGCTCTCATTGTCTACTGTCTGAGATTGTGGGGGCTCAATATCTCTTATATGTTGTATGTCAGAATCAGTAGACTCAAAATTAAGAGCCTCTGTATCCTCAACTGTCTTAGTCTGAGAAATTATAAGGTGACCTTCTCCACATTCACCTTTCTTTTCATTGCACAGTATGGATGTCATCTGTTTAAATGTCTGTGGAACAATAAATAAGTGGTTTATCCAATGTGaccaacatctaaaatgttaacagtCTAGATATATGAGCTAAATTGCAAGAATAATAGCTCATGAGTCTCCATTATTCCTTCATTCGTGTCATACTAATAATGTACAACACTCAGACATGGGAGGCATTCAAAAGTAAATATAACTACACtcacattaccacaaatgttatagtTTAACAATACACTGAATAGAGGGAGGGCAAGCAGTTATTGATTGTGGAGATATGTATGGAGAAGAGATACACATATCAAAACCTGTGATTGTGTAATGCACACATTGTTTCACTATATATGAGTAGCTGCTTTTCTCTGATTCTACACACTGCTACAACcatgaatttctattacttttctGATGAACATTAACttctgccccccatgaaccatggaccttgccgttggtggggaggcttgcgtgaatcagcgatacagatagccgtaccgtaggtgcaaccacaatggaggtgtatctgttgagaggccagacaaacgtgtggttcctgaagaggggcagcagccttttcagtagttgcaagggaaacagtctggatgattgactgatctggccttgtaacaataaccaaaacgaccttgctgtgctggtactgcgaacggctgaaagcaagggaaaactacggccgtaatttttcccgagggcatgcagctttactgtatgattaaacaatgatggcgtcctcttgggtaaaatattccggaggtaaaatagtcccacattcggatctccgggcggggactactcaggaggatgtcgttatcaggagaaagaaaactggcgttctacggatcggagcgtggaatgtcagatcccttaatcaggcaggtaggttagaaaatttaaaaagggaaatggataggttaaagttagatatagtgggaattagtgaagttcggtggcaggaggaacaagacttctggtcaggtgactacaggtttataaacacaaagtcaaataggggtaatgcaggagtaggtttaataatgaataggaaaataggaatgcgggtaagctactacaaacagcttagtgaacgcattattgtggccaagatagatacgaagcccacacctactacagtagtacaagtttatatgccaactagctctgcagatgacgaagaaattgatgaaatgtatgatgagataaaagaaattattcagatagtgaagggagacgaaaatttaatagtcatgggtgactggaattctagtgtaggaaaagggagagaaggaaatgtagtaggtgattatggattggggctaagaaatgaaagagggagccgcctggtagaattttgcacagagcacaacttaatcatagctaacacttggtttaagaatcatgatggaaggttgtatacatggaagaaccctggagatactaaaaggtatcagatagattatataatggtaaggcagagatttaggaaccaggttttaaattgtaagacatttccaggggcagatgtggactctgaccacaatctattggttatgaactgtagattaaaactgaagaaactgcaaaaaggtgggaatttaaggagatgggacctggataaactgaaagaaccagagattgtacagagtttcagggagagcataagggaacaattgacaggaatgggggaaagaaatacagtagaagaggaatgggtagctttgagggatgaagtagtgaaggcagcagaggatcaagtaggtaaaaagacgagggctagtagaaatccttgggtaacagaagaaatattgaatttaattgatgaaaggagaaaatataaaaatgcagtaaatgaagcaggcaaaaaggaatacaaacgtctcaaaaatgagatcgacaggaagtgcaaaatggctaagcaggcatggctagaggacaaatgcaaggatgtagaggcttatctcactaggggtaagatagatactgcctacaggaaaattaaagagacttttggagataagagaaccacttgtatgaacatcaagagctcagatggaaacccagttctaagcaaagaagggaaagcagaaaggtggaaggagtatatagagggtctatacaagggcgatgtacttgaggacaatattatggaaatggatgaggatgtagatgaagatgaaatgggagatacgatactgcgtgaagagtttgacagagcactgaaagacctgagtcgaaacaaggcccccggagtagacaacattccattggaacttctgacagccttgggagagacagtcctgacaaaactctaccatctggtgagcaagatgtatgagacaggtgaaataccctcagacttcaagaagaatataataattccaatcacaaagaaagcaggtgttgacagatgtgaaaattaccgaacaatcagtttaataagccacagctgcaaaatactattacgaattctttacagacgaatggaaaaactagtagaagccgacctcggggaagatcagtttggattccgtagaaatactagaacacgtgaggcaatactgaccttacgacttatcttagacgaaagattaaggaaaggcaaacctacgtttctagcatttgtagacttagagaaagcttttgacaatgttgactggaatactctctttcaaatcctgaaggtgacagggctaaaatacagggagcgaacggctatttacaatttgtacagaaaccagacggcagttataagagtcgagggccatgatagggaagcagtggttaagaagggagtaagacagggttgtagcctctccccaatgttattcaatctgtatattgagcaagcagtgaaggaaacaaaagaaaaattcggagtaggtattaaaatccatggagaagaaataaaaatgttgaggttcgccgatgacattgtaattctgtcagagacagcaaaggatttggaagagcagttgaacggaatggatggtgtcttgaagggaggatataatatgaacatcaacaaaagcaaaacgaggataatggaatgtagttgaattaagtcgggtgatgctgagggaattagattaggaaatgagacacttaaagtagtaaaggagttttgctatttggggagcaaaataactgatgatggtcaaagtagagaggatataaaatgtagactggcaatggcaaggaaagcgtttctgaagaagaaaaatttgttaacatcgagtatggatttaagtatcaggaagtcatttgtgaaagtatttgtatggagtgtagccatgtatggaagtgaaacatggacggtaaatagtttggacaagaagagaatagaagctttcgaaatgtggtgctacagaagaatgctgaagattagatgggtagatcacataactaatgaggaagtattgaataggattgggcagaagagaaatttgtggcacaacttgacgagaagaagggatcggttggtaggacatgttctgaggcatcaagggatcaccaatttagtattggagggcagcgtggagggtaaagtcgtagggggagaccaagagatgaatacactaagcagattcagaaggatgtaggttgcagtaggtactgggagatgaagaagcttgcacaggatagagtagcatggagagctgcatcaaaccagtctcaggactgaagaccacaacaacaatattaactTCTGACTGGTTTCTATCCAAAACCATCACTGATAAATGATTCTGATGGTTAGATTATACCAGTTAATATCTTAGAAAGAATACTGTCAACATAAATTAAGTGaaataatactgttttttttttttataactatgTCTAGGATTGTTTCTACTTAAACTTAATGGACCTTTTGGCATTGCTTCATTCGCATCACGTTGAGTATCCTCACAAGCCCGGCACTCATTGTCTACTGTTTGAGATTGTGGGGGCTCAATACCTCTTATATGTTGTATGTCAGAATCATTGGACTCAAAATTGAGAGCCTCTGTTTCCTCAACTGTCTTAGTGTGAGAAATTATAAGATGACTTTCATCACATTCACGTTTCTTTTCGTTACTGAGTATGGATGTCATCTGTTTAAATATCTGTGGAACATTAAAGAAGTGGTTTATATTATATGACCAACTTCTAAGATGTTAATAGTCTAGATGTATGAGGGGATTTGCGAGAAGACTACATAATCTTGCTCAATTATTCGTTTGTTCATGCCATACTAATAACGTACATCATTTAGACATGTGAGACATTCAAAAGTAAATATCTCTGCACAATTACTTTCCACAAAGTTTGTAGTTTAAGAATACACTGAATAAAGGTAACGTTGGCAGTCATCTATGGTGGAGAGATGTATGGAGCAGAGATACATATAACAGACATTGTGATTGTGATTGTGTGATCCACATATTTTTTCAATGTAGATCAGTAGATGCTTTTCTCTTATTCTACACATTGCTACAATctacttttattacttttctcttGAATAATGACTTCTAACTGGTTTCATCAATAAACTTTACAGGACTGCCAAATGTTTCTAATGGTAAGATTTTACCTGTTAATATCTTAGAATGAATAGAGTAAACATAAAGTAAGTGGCATAGTACAGCTTTGTTTCAGAATTACATGTGAGAATTTTTCTTCTTGGTCCTTTTGGCATAGCTGTAGTCACATCAGGCACAGTATCCTCACAAGACCGGCTCTCAGTGTCAATTGTTTGAGACTGTGGTGGCTCAAAATCTCTAATGTCTTGTCTGTCAGAATCATTAGACTGACAATGAAGAGTTTCTGTATCCACTGATGTTTTATCATCAGAAATTATTTGTTTACTTGCAACACATTCATCTTTCTTTTAATTACAGAGTATGGAAGTCGTGCATCTGAATGTCTGTGCAACATTAAATAATTGGTTTATATGGTGTAGCAAATGTCTGTAATGTTAACACtctatattgtcacagaagaagccaGGTAGCACCATAGTGTAGTGGTTGTGATACTAAACTGATGCCTGAAGGGTCATGAATTCGAAACTCGCCTGGTCTGTACAATttaaatttctatatttggtttgagTAAATTcttgaagtatccacaaatgtgaagaatcattgtactggaatggtcTATAACTGTATATAACTGCATGTGTTCTGGCTTGAGGCAGCTCGCTTCGCACTTTTCttttgcaagtgctgaataaactttcgttaCTTGAAGTTAGTGTCTGTCATTcatgtaattacaccttcttctacgtgacattattctagtggtggcgctgggtattggaactagTGATAGCACACATTATCGACTACACGGGGcttccatcaggccacgacagagccgctgtTTACTTGGCGAGATACCCGATTTCTAGCCACATGCAACAGATCACAACCTatacggagacagaagaagaagaggacatatCGATgccagcaactgtgtgccaccccaTGATATGTCCTTCCGGTTTCTCTGGTGTTGATGGCCAAGATCCGAGCAAGTGTCTGAGTGTATATGAGCATAtacccaaatttaacaaatgggatgacaccatgtgtttggctaacgtatttttctacttggagggcactgccaaggaatgttatgaaaacaatgaGGAGAATTTCACAAGCCGGTAtgtattccaggcagaactgcacaagtatttcagTGACACACCGGgagagaagtgcaaggctgaaggtaAACTAAAGTGCAGGGcccagcgtccaggagaaactacagcatcctacattcaagacatcttggagctgtgtaaaacagtggatcctagaatgaaggaggaatatAAGGTTGCACATCGCATGAGGGGtgatgctgaggacatgtatcaagccttcCTCCTGaaggtttctgtggtgtcaccgccagacaccacacttgctatgtggtagcctttaaatcagccgcggtccattagtatatgttggacccgcatgtcgccactatcagtgattgcagaccgagctctgccacacggcaggtctagtctagagagactccctagcactcgctccagttgtacagacaactttgatagtgatggttcactgactacatacgctctcatttgcagagacgacaacttagcatagccttcagctacgtcatttgctacgacctagcaaggcgctatattcagttattacgaatgtattctgaacagataatattgtgaatcatgtactgtcaagagcgatgttcatcattaatggattaaagttaagtatcaaactaattacgcccactttctgaattctaattccttgtcatgttccagacctcacgtcagtatagttcttcccacctcatgccagcctgcgtgagctaaaacgcgtgcattttggcctccactagttagtaacatggtgttggctcttctgccaacacaacagtttcgacagcagatgacttcataaaatagTGCCAGTAtgtcgagacaatgcatcaaaaaagaatcacatgcaagaagtttgaacggctttcaaacatcgtatcgatgtctgtgatggaggaaggaactgatttcactagtgttcttcgtcagataaaaatagttcacatggctctaagcactatgtgaattaacatttgagatcatcagtcccctagaatttgaactacttaaacctaactaacctaaggatatcacacatttccatgcccgagacaggattcgaacctgtggccgtagcagccaTGTGGTTACAGACTCAAGGACCTTGAACCGCTTGTCCACAGCAGCCGgccttcatcagatagtgagagaggaagttcagaaggcacttggttagcacggcgagcaaaaaaccgagacgcttcaagaggtcataagggaggaagtgaaacagacattgaacccaatctctcgtccttcatttccctttaaaacggtgaaaaagtcgataTCCAGGTGGAGTTACGTTcccacaatgccgcatgaggaacctgtttgtgcaccaaggaagactgacatctggaggacccaggataaccaaccagtatgtttccaccacAGACGACCGGAACATGTGGTGCGTTATTgttgagaaaggcggcggatatttgatgatgcccacgccagaagacagcagaccgatcgtaGCTCACACCAACTCTAGGacaacaaagatgaacaaaaaGGTGTGGGTGCGGGACATAGTAGGTCACCATCGCTGCaaactagccgctggagaggacgctccccagcaCACCGATCAagaaggtctccatcgccgtttagaagcttcaGCCGATCACCTAACcactgcaacctggaaaactaaagggtgcgaccttccttggaggtgaggccaccgaagAAAAAAATCCTCtgctgtcgatcactacaaaaatgataggaaactacgtcaatATCCTCTTGGATGGCCACCCAGCCCAAGCTCttatggactctggagcatcatattcagtcatttcggagaagaaccgtcgccagttgcagaaaaccgtattcatcaGCAACAAGCATCTCTGCTgcaggtggctaatgggaaatatgtaaaacctacagcaagatgtgtcattcatgtgggtataagtggccatacacagcccttagaattcattgtctgACAAgaatgtagtcatgacgtcattctcgtatGGGACTTcatgaaagcttctcaggcaattatagattgtggtcactcgaagattatgctagacgagatgagatactgtggacaggaagatgcacatccgagtgtgtggggactgtgtgctggatgaagtgatcattcctgcagtcagtgctagaaaggtaactgtcacgtgttgTGCCATGCTGAAACTCatagatcttgtagtggaatgtaagagaagcataccactgaagaatccgcaagagatttttctggccatgtgtatttaggagtgtccatcactatgtgtcgcactgtcgagagtgccagaggagaaaggcagttcctcagaaaccacctggccaactcataccaattccaccagccgaaatgcctttccagcgtgttgggattgacctcctcagacactttccaacgtctgctagtggcaatagatggattattgtttgcactgattatctgacatgctataccattacaaaagctgtgaaaacagccgaagcatccgaggtagccaaactCATCGTGAAAGATATTGTATTAAAACACTGGTGCCCCAAGGTTGTTAATTAGGCACCGTgggaaagtttttcagtcgaatcttgtgaCACAGATAAACCTTCGATgcgacattactcatcacatgatgactgcctaccatctgcaaaccaatggtcttactgaacgccttaataagaccgtggccgacatgctatcaatgttcatcaatgttgagcagaacaactgggatgaggtgctacctttcgtgacatttgcctaaaacaccgccaaacaagacaccatagGATTTACGCcattaagacagttgtctgatgttacttatgaagttaaaGATTTCGACTCCAAGCCAAGACAATGAAAGATTAGAGACATGGTCCACATTGTAACACCCCAAGTATAGAACCCATAATgaacacccttttgttgcaaaaagaaataaaaaaatcagtcATTACACTTTTGACAGTTTGATTAACAaaaatgttatgtaaatactaatgcttTTCATAAAGAAAGGATTGAATGAAAGGATACCATATGGTACGAAACAAAAACcttaaagaaagaattcaaaaatttaCTGTTTACGAATGTTAAAGCCCAGAACATAAATTGACCAAAGATAATAattatcctagaagagagttgtagccaatCTGAAGTTTGAAAGTTATATCCTCTTCAGACTATAAGTGCACATATGTGCACCTTCCTTCTTAAGCTTGTGTCGCTGCCCGTTGCGTATTTTGTGTGCTGAGACTGCGAGGTCACGGTCTTGTACCATTGTGCTTTCAAATGACGCCGTTTGGAGAGCTCTTGTAGCAGTACATGCATCAGAAGTTTGTTGTGAAAGAAGATGGCGGCCCGACAGCGTCGTAATGACAGTAAGTAAATAATACATAGAGCTATATGTGTTTGTCTTCGTTGTAGTGAGTGATAAAGTGAAGTTGAAAGATTGGAGAATTATCTGAAATGCAGCAAATGTGTGTTATTTCAATTTTCCTGTGCAGTTAATGACGATGTTTTCATGGTACAAGTCTGTGTACCTTGTTTCTTGGTGTCTACTTTTAGGATAGATCTCTACTTCATAACGtactgattgtttttttttttttcagctcatgTGCTAACTGATGAAGAGATATCACGCATACTGAATGAAAGTGATGCAGAATGTTCAAATTCTGACTCTGGGGATGACTTATTTGCTGAAATGAATCAACAGCCTACGATGTCAGACTCTGAATGTGATGCTAATGACGAAATACAGTCTCTAAACATTGAAGATGTAGCGAATGGTGGTGTTAAAAAATCCACAACAGGTTTGAGGAGGAGAGCTACTTGGTAAGTATCGCTATTCATTTTGAAtaacagtatttttgtttgtttgtttctttatttgcaacaaaaatatgtgaattttcacaccaaatttttttaaaaatgttggttTGGTGCCAAACCATAATTTGTTCATTTCCTTTCAGCATGCCTGAGATGGGCCCATCTCTGGAGAACAAACAGGAAAGTGATTCCAGTGGACCTAAAGGAACGCTAGAATCTTTCGTGGATTACTTTCCAGCTGAATTTTGGGAGCTTTTGGCGTATCAGACAAACCCGAAATCTGTTCAGACTAGTTCACTTAGTTTGAAAACAACAAAATCAGAAATTTTGCATTATATTGGGAGTGGAATTGTCATGGGGACTTTTAAGATACCACAGATAAAAATGTATTGGTCCAGCCTTCTCCGCGTTCCTCTCGTCACTGAGGCCATGCCCAGGAATACATGTTACAAACTTAGAAGTAATCTGCGTTTTATTGATAACGTAAGTGCTCGGGACCCTAATTATAAGCTGTGGAAAATTTATTCACTTGTTGATGCAGTGAGGAAACAATGCTTAACATTGCCCAGAAATTCACATTTGAGTATTAATGAACAAATGATTCCTTTCTCTGGGAGGTGTGGTTTCACTCAGTATGTTCTTTCTAAGCCTAATCCACTGGGGTTAAAAAAATTTGTTCTTGCTTCTAATGACAGACTACTCCTGGATTTCTGTATTTATGTTGGGAAGGGCACT
This genomic stretch from Schistocerca cancellata isolate TAMUIC-IGC-003103 chromosome 2, iqSchCanc2.1, whole genome shotgun sequence harbors:
- the LOC126160232 gene encoding piggyBac transposable element-derived protein 2-like encodes the protein MAARQRRNDTHVLTDEEISRILNESDAECSNSDSGDDLFAEMNQQPTMSDSECDANDEIQSLNIEDVANGGVKKSTTGLRRRATCMPEMGPSLENKQESDSSGPKGTLESFVDYFPAEFWELLAYQTNPKSVQTSSLSLKTTKSEILHYIGSGIVMGTFKIPQIKMYWSSLLRVPLVTEAMPRNTCYKLRSNLRFIDNVSARDPNYKLWKIYSLVDAVRKQCLTLPRNSHLSINEQMIPFSGRCGFTQYVLSKPNPLGLKKFVLASNDRLLLDFCIYVGKGTVPEDDLKTLGLGGAVVKLLSVTVPQDGSHVIYTDRFFTSVTCGEMLLEKNIFLTRTVMRNRIGSAASKLRDDKCLKRGEWNEIVREDGKLFVVKWKDNKCVALLSFCTGRNPVGTCKRWSEKDGQKIDVHHPAVVQVYNQMMGDLNKKDQMPLIVFRLHLDMSLIKSQELCNISKQPLATHCGIDEESFTDEEQFTPISKYRKVQGTLNVKFFDMDIEFANIYAKLTEQQASIDAKFIDQQQSSEIKFAEQQANLIAIWKVKLDKQQAKVD